CCATGTGGCGCGTGGTCAACGAGCGACAGGACCGCGACGGCTTCGAACCGGATACCTGGATCCTGATGGGCGGCATGGCGATTGCGACGCTGGCCGGTGACAACATCCACGCCGTGGCTCCCGCATGGCTCGCCGGCCCGGTGCGCGTGGTCACCATCGTGACCTGGGTGACCGCCACCCTGTGGATCCCGCCGCTGGTCTACTTCGCGCTGCACCGCATCCGGCGGCATCCGAACATGCTTCGATTCGCCGGTGCGTGGTGGGCGTTCGTGTTCCCGCTGGGCATGTACTCCGCGGCGAGTTTTGCCATGGCGCGCGAGATCGGCCAGCGGTTCCTGTTCACCGTCTCGCTGGTGTTCTTCTGGGATGCGTTGGCCGCCTGGCTCATTGTGGTCTTGGCGGGGCTGCTTTTCCTGTCGCGTGCGCTGCTGTTAAGCCCCGCGGATCGCGATACCCGCCGCGCGTAGCTCGAGCGCGGCCAGGGCCCCGATGGTGCCCGGGTCCTCACGACGCCATCCGCCGACCGGGTCCGCGCTGACGGCGATCAACTTGCGCGGCGGGCGGTTGGTCAGCGCGCGCAGCGCGAGCAACTGCGCCCCGGCCGGGGTTGCGGCCAATGCGGTCACCGTCAGCTTGCGCCGAAAGAATCGAACCCGCAGGAATAACCATGGGATCACCGCGACGAGGATCGGGAGCGCCACGACCGCCATCGCCAGCAGCACCGCGAGCCAGCTCGCCGCGCTGTCCAGATCGTGGCCCGCGGCCGCGACGTCCAGTGCGGCCTGGCTGGCGGAGTTGAGCGGCTTGCTGACCGTGTCGCCGACCACCGGGATGTGCTGGGCGCCGTGCCCGGCGGACGCGAGGTTGCCGGCGATGCCGTCCGCGCCGCTCTCGACCTGCCGGCCGGCGTCGGCGATGGTCGCGATGGCGTCGTACACCGCCAGGCCGACAAGAAGCCAGAGCGCCGTCCACACGACGATGGCGAAGTCGCTGAACAGCTGGGCGGCCAGCCGGCCTGGCCTGGTGGAGTAGGGCAGAAACCGCGGTGTCATAGCCCCGATCCCAGCACAAGCCGCGTCGTCAGGTGCCCGATAGGCTGACCGGATGCCTGCACTGTCCGACTACCAGCATCTGGCCAGCGGCAAGGTCCGTGAGCTGTATCGCGTCGACGACGAACACCTCCTACTGGTCGCCACCGACCGCATCTCGGCGTACGACTTCGTCCTGGACAGCACCATCCCGGACAAGGGCCGCATCCTGACGGCGATGAGCGTCTTCTTCTTCGGTCTCATCTCGGAGCTTGCCCAAGTGCCGAACCATTTGGCCGGGTCCCCGGACGACCCGCGCATCCCCGACGAGGTGCTGGGGCGGGCGCTGGTGGTGCGGCAGCTGGAGATGCTGCCGGTCGAATGCGTGGCGCGCGGTTACCTGACTGGCTCGGGGCTTCTGGACTACCAGGCGACCGGCAAGGTCTGCGGCATCACCTTGCCGCCGGGACTGGTCGAAGCCAGCCGGTTCGCCGAACCGCTGTTCACTCCGGCGACCAAAGCCGCGCTGGGGGACCACGACGAAAACGTCTCGTTTGCCCGGGTGATCGAGATGGTGGGCGGGGTGCGCGCCAACCAGCTGCGCGATCGCACCTTGCAGATTTACGTTCAGGCCGCCGACCATGCGCTGCGGAAAGGGATCATCATCGCCGACACCAAGTTCGAATTCGGCACCGACCGCGACGGCAACCTGCTGCTCGCCGACGAGGTCTTCACCCCCGATTCGTCACGGTACTGGCCGGCCGCCGAGTACCAAGTCGGCGTCGTCCAGAACAGCTTCGACAAACAATTTGTCCGCAACTGGCTCACCGGCCCCGAGTCCGGCTGGGACCGCCACGGCACGCAACCCCCGCCGCCCCTCCCGCACGACATCATCGAGGCGACTCGCGGCCGCTATATCGATGCCTACGAACGTATTTCCGGCCTGAGCTTCGGCGACTGGATCGGCCCCGCCGCATGAGCGAGCCGAACCTTGCCGGGCCCGTGCCACCCGTGGCCAAGCGGGTGGACAGCCGGCGCGAGCACCACGGCGACGTCTTCGTCGACCCCTACGAGTGGCTGCGCGAAAAGACGCACCCCGACGTCATCGCCTACCTCGAGGCGGAAAACAGCTACGTCGATGAGATGACCGCGCACCTCGAGCCGTTGCGGCAACAGATCTTCGACGAGATCAAGGCGCGCACCAAGGAAACCGACCTGTCGGTGCCGACGCGGCAGGGCCGGTGGTGGTATTACGCCCGCACGTTCGAGGGCAAGCAGTATCGGGTCCAGTGCCGTTGCCCAGTCGGCGATCCCGACGACTGGGACCCGCCGACCCTGGACGAGAACACCGACATTCCCGGCGAACAAGTCTTGCTCGATTCGAACGTCGAAGCCGAGGGCCACGAATTCTTCTCCCTGGGCGCCGCAACCGTCAGCCTCGACGGAAACCTCCTGGCGTACTCTGTCGACACGCTTGGTGATGAGCGCTATACGTTGCGGTTCAAGGATTTACGCACCGGCGATCTGTATCCGGACGAAATCGCCGACATCGGGGCGGGTGCGACTTGGGCCGCCGACAACCGCACCGTGTACTACCTCACCCTGGATGCGGCCCATCGCCCCGACAAGGTGTGGCGGTATCGGGTGGGCTCCGGCGAGGAATCGGAGCTGGTCTATCACGAAGCCGACGAAAAGTTCTGGCTGGGCGTGGGGCTCACCCGCAGCGAGGCCTACGTCTTCATCGCCTCGGGTTCCTCGATCACGTCCGAATTCCGCTACGCCGACGCCGCCGATCCGCGGGGAGAGTTCACCGTCGTGCTACCGCGGCGCGAAGGTGTCGAGTATTCGGTCGAGCATGCGGTCGTCGGTGGGCAGGACCGGTTCTTGATCCTGCACAACGACGGCGCGGTCAACTTCACGCTGACCGAGGCGCCGGTCGACGATCCCACCCAGCAGCGCACGCTGATCCCGCACCGCGACGATGTCCGCCTCGACGGCGTGGACGCCTTCGCCGCGCACCTCGTGGTCAGCTATCGGCGCGAGGCGCTGCCGCGGCTTCAGCTGTGGCGCATCAACTCCGACGGCACATATGCCGAACCCGAAGAGGTTTCGTTCGACTCCGAACTGATGTCGGCCGGTCCGGCCGGCAACCCGAATTGGGATGCACCCAGGCTGCGGATCCGGGCGGGGTCGCTCGTCATCCCGGCGCGGGTCTACGACATCGACTTCGTCACCGGCGAACGCACCCTGCTGCGCGAGCAGCCCGTGCTCGGCGATTACCGTCCGCAAGACTACGTCGAGCGTCGCGACTGGGCGGTCGCCGAGGACGGCGCCCGGATCCCGGTCTCGGTCGTGCACCGTGCGGGGATCGAATTGCCGGCGCCGGCACTGGTTTACGGCTACGGCGCCTACGAGATCTGCACCGATCCGAGTTTTTCCATCGCCCGGTTGTCGCTCTTGGATCGGGGAATGGTGTTCGCGATCGCCCACGTCCGCGGCGGCGGTGAGATGGGCCGGCTGTGGTATGAGCACGGCAAGCTGTTGAACAAGAAGAACACGTTCACCGACTTCGTCGCGGTGGCAAGGCATTTGGTGGATTCCGGAATGACTCGCCCGCACCAGCTCGTGGCACTGGGGGGCAGTGCCGGCGGTCTGCTGATGGGAGCGGTGGCCAACCTTGCGCCGGAGCTTTTTGCCGGGATCCTCGCGCAGGTTCCGTTCGTCGACCCGTTGACCACCATCTTGGATCCCTCGTTGCCGCTGACCGTCACCGAATGGGACGAATGGGGAAACCCGCTGGCGGACAAGGAGGTCTACTCCTACATGAAGTCCTATTCCCCGTATGAGAACGTCGAGGCCAAGCGATACCCGGCGATCCTGGCGATGACGTCGATCAACGACACGCGGGTCTACTACGTGGAACCCGCGAAATGGGTTGCCGCGCTGCGGCACGTCAACGCGAACGGCAGCCCGGTCCTGTTGAAGACCCAGATGAACGCCGGACACGGCGGCGTCAGCGGCCGCTACAAGGGGTGGGAGGAAGCGGCGTTCCAGTATGCGTGGCTGTTAGCCACCGCCGACGGCGAGCGTCACGGCGGCGGGGCACGCTAGTTCAACGACAACCCACGGGCCCGTGCGACTAATCCTCGACAGGTGGGGTCGTCAGCTTCCGGGGCAGGAACGAGGCCGGGATGATGGTGAACGCCACCAACACGACCGCCAGCACGAATACCGTCGTATAGGCGTGCGCCAGGTGGTGTGACACGTGGCTGGCCAGATCGGGCGTCATCGTCTGTCCCGGGAGGGCCGAGGGGTCGACGCCCCGCTTGCCGGCGCCCGGGCGCACCCCGGCCATTTCGTTCGCCGCCATCAGGGCCTCGTTGCGGTTGAACTGATTGGTCAGGATCACCGCCAGGAGGGAGGCCCCGATCGACCCGCCCACCTGCTGATTCACGGTGATCAAGGTCGTCCCGCGGGCCACCTGGCGCGGCGTCAGCGACTGCATGAGCGCCGCGGACAGTGGCGTGGTGGTCAAGCCGGCACCGAGGCCCATGATCGCGAGCCCGGACACCAAGACCGGCGAGTACTCGGCCTGCGTGGCGACGCCGTAGGTGAACACGCCCAGACCCGCCGCCATCAGGGGCAGACCGATCAGCACGATGTTGCCGGGACCGTGTTTGTCCATGAAGGCCCCGCCGATCGGCATGGTCAACACGGCACCGATCCCGATCGGCAGCATGTGCAGCCCGGACTGCATCGGCGTCTCGTGGCTGAAGATCTGAAAGTAACTCGGGACCAGCAGGCCGACGCCGACCGAGGCGGCCCCGAACACCAGCATCGTCACGTTGACCTGGGTCACCACGGGGTTGCGGAAAAGCCGCAGGTCGATGAGCGGGTGATCGGTGCGATGCCAGGCATGCACGATGAACGCGGCGATCAATGCCAGGCCGAGCAGTGCCGGCCCCAGCACGTAGGGGTCGGTGATCGTGTGCCGACCCGGAATGGAGCACACCCCGCACAGGAAGATCGCCACGCCCGGGGAGAGCAGCAGCGCCCCGGTGATGTCGAGCGCCTCCGATGGGGCGGGGCGATCTTTAGCGAACATGACCGCCGCCAGCGCGAATGCGGTCAGTCCGATCGGCACGTTGATCAGGAAGATCCATTTCCAGCCGTAGGCACCGATCAGCCAGCCCCCGAGGATGGGCCCGCCGATGGGGCCGAGAAGGATCGGGATTCCGCCCACCGCCATGAGGCGACCGACCCGTTTGGGTCCGGCCTCACGCGTCAAGATGACAAAGCTGAGCGGCAACAGCATGCCGCCGCCCACCCCTTGCACCACCCGAAACAGAATGAGCAGCAGAATGTTTGGCGCGACCGCGCACAGCAGCGACCCGAGCGTGAAGATCAGGACTGACCCCATGAACAGGCGTTTGGTGCCGAACCGGTCCGCCGCCCATCCGGTGATCGGGATCACGGTCGCAAACGCGAGCATGTAGCCGGCGATGGTCCAGGAGACAATGGCCTGAGTCGAGCCGAACTGCTCGATGAAGGTCCGCTGCGCGACGGCGACGACGGTGCTGTCCAGGACGGCCATGATGCAGGCCAGGCCGCAGACACCCGCGATCCGGAACAGGGCTGCGTCGAGTTTGTCCGGGTAGTCGTCCGGATGCCGCGTTGGTCCCGGGGCGGTGGGCAACGGGACGGTGGAAGATGCGGAACGGGTGTTCTCCATGGCGCCGCTGAGCATATCTATACGGCTAGCCGTGCTGAGGCGTTTTTACGCGTATTCGCGGCTATTCCCATCCGTGTAATTCGTGCCGCGCAGAAGCGGCGCGGACGGCCGTTAAAGCGATAAATCGGCGCGATGTCGTCGAGCAGGAGCAATGTATTATTCGCCGGCAGTTTCGCTTGCCGGCTTTTTCGGCAAAAAAGACGCCGGAATGACTGTGAAAACCACCAGCACGACGGCAATCACGAATACCGCGGTATACGCGTGGGAAAGATCGTGCACCACATTCGCCCAAAAGCCCGGGACGAGGGCCTGCTGGGGTATTGCGGATTGGTCCACCGGCACGCCGTCGACGGCCGCTCTCTGGTGCAGGGCAGCAACCTTATTTGCCGCGACGACATTTTGGCTCCGATTGAACTGATTGGTCAGGATCATCGACATCAGCGCGGTCCCCATCGAGCCGCCCACCTGATGGCTGACGCTCATCAAGGTCGTCCCCCGGGCGATCTGGTGCGGGGCCAGCGCCTGCACCGCCGCGACGGACAACGGCATCATCGTGCAGCCCATGCCCAGGCCCGTGACCGCCAGCGCCACCAGCAGCACAGGTAGATAGTGGGCCTGCCTGGCCACCCCGAACGCGAACGCTCCCAGACCGGCCGTGATCAGCGCGATGCCGACCAGCACGATTTTGCCCGGCCCCTGCCGGTCGACCAGCGGCCCGGTCAGCCGCATGGTCAGCATGGCGCCGAGGCCCTGGGGGATCAGGTGCACGCCCGCCTGCATCGGCGTCTGGTGCAGCACCTGCTGGAAGTAGCTGGGAAGCAGCAGGCCGGCGCCGAAAAAGGCGGTCGCGAAGACCAGCATCGTCACGTTGGCGTGGGTCAGCACCGGATTGCGAAACAACCGCAGATCTATCAGCGGGTGATCGACGTGACGCCAGGCGTGCGCGACGAACCCCGCGATCAGTGCCAGCCCGATCGTCGCCGGGATCACCACGTGGCGGTCGGCCACGGTGCCGCGGCCCGGGATGGACGACACCGCGAACAGGAACATGGCCAGGCCGGGCGAGAGCAGCAGCACGCCCACGGCGTCGAACGTTTCCGACCGGGCCGGACGATCCCGGGGGAACACGATCGCCGCGAGGACAACGGTGAGCACTCCGATCGGCAGGTTGATCAGGAAGATCCACCGCCAGCTCGACGTGTCGATCAGCCAACCGCCCAGGATCGGCCCACCGATCGGGGCGAGCAGCATCGGGATGCTCAGGATCGACATCAAACGCCCGAGCCGCCCGGGGCCGGCCTCACGGGTCAAGATCATGAATCCCAACGGCAACAGCATGCCGCCGCCGACACCTTGCACCACCCGAAAGATGATGAGCTGCAGGATGTTTGCGGCAATCGCGCACAGCAGGGAGCCCAGCATGAAGGCCAGCACGGAGCCCATGAAGAGCCGCTTGGTGCCGAACCGGTCGGCGGCCCAGCCGGTTATCGGGATCACGGTCGCCAGGGCGAGCGTGTAGCCGGTCATCGTCCACGCCACGACCGCCTGAGAGGACGCGAACTGGTCGATAAACGTGCGCTGCGCGACGCTGACCACCGTGACATCCAGGATCGCCATCACCGTGGCCAAGATGCACACGCCGGAGATCCGCAACAGCGCGGCGTTCAACTTGTCGGGATACTCCCGTTCGTCGGCGTCCGACTGCCCGGCGGTGGCTTGGGGCAGCGGCCCTTTGGCCGCTGCGTAGGAGGCCTCGTCCATGGCGTTGCTTAGCATATCGAACAGATCGTGTCCCCCCGCGGCGGCGGCCGTTTGCTGGACCGCCCCGATATGCCGGTCGCCCAAATCAGTTATCTCGCTTGGGTGAGCGCATATACGCCTGCTGTCTGCGTGTCCTTCACCGTTTCGACACGTGCGGTCGGCAAACTGCTGGTGTGTCTGGAAAATTGATCGTCTCGGTGTCGGGGATCGGTGAACGCACCCTGCCCGACGTGGAGGCGTTCTGCGCACAAATGGACGCCCGCAAGGTACCGGTTTCGCTGCTCGTGGCTCCCCGCCTGTCCGGGGACTACCGGCTCGACAGCGACCCGAAAACCGTTGACTGGCTGACCGCGCGTCGTGCCGGCGGCGACGCGATCGTGTTGCACGGCTACGACGATGCGCTCACCAGGAAGCGTCGCGGTGAATTCGCGATCTTGCGGGCGCATGAGGCCAATCTGCGGTTGATGGCCGCCGACCGGGTTCTCGAGCACCTCGGGTTGCGCACCCGGCTGTTCGCGGCGCCCAGCTGCGTGGTCTCGCCGGGTGTCGTCAAAGCATTGCCGAGCAACGGATTTCGCATGCTGGCCGATCTACATGGGATCACCGATCTGGTGCGGCACACCACCGTGCGGGCACGGGTCCTCGGCATCGGCGAGGGTGTTCTCGCCGAGCCGTGGTGGTGTCGCACGGTCGTGCTGTCCGCCGAGCGGATCGCCCGGCGCGACGGCATCGTGCGGGTGGCGGTCGCCGCGCGGCACCTCCGCAAACCCGGGCCGCTGCAGGCGATGCTGGACGCGGTCGACCTGGCGTTGATGCACGACTGCACACCGACGGTGTACCGCTGGCGTCACGACAAGGCCGTGCTTGACGCCGCCTGACCAATCGCCTGCCTGAGCTGCTGTCCGGGGCATTACCCTGGACCGACATGAGCGATTCTTCGGGTGCGGGGTTCGGCGCTGATGTCATCGTCGTCGGGGCCGGACTGTCCGGCCTGGTCGCCGCCTGCGAACTCGTGGATCGCGGCTTGCGGGTGCTGATCCTCGACCAGGAGAACAGCGCCAACCTCGGCGGGCAGGCGTTCTGGTCCTTCGGCGGTCTGTTCTTCGTCGACAGCCCCGAGCAGCGCCGGTTGGGAATCCGCGACAGCCACGAGCTTGCGCTGCAGGACTGGCTCGGTACGGCGGCGTTCGACCGGCCCGAGGACTACTGGCCGCGCCAATGGGCCCATGCCTACGTCGATTTCGCAGCGGGGGAGAAGCGCAGCTGGCTGCGTTCGCGGGGGCTCAAGCTTTTCCCGCTGGTGGGCTGGGCCGAGCGCGGCGGGTATGACGCGCAGGGGCACGGCAATTCGGTGCCCCGCTTCCACATCACCTGGGGTACCGGGCCCGCGCTGGTCGAGATCTTTGCCCGCCAATTGCGGCACCGCTCCACGGTGCGCTTCGCGCACCGGCATCAGGTCGACGAGTTGATCGTCGAGGGCGACGCGGTGACGGGCGTCCGGGGGACCGTGCTGGAGTCCTCGCCCGCGCCGCGCGGAGTCGCGTCGTCACGAAACGCGGTCGGCGAGTTCGAGTTTCGTGCGTCTGCGGTGATCGTGACGAGTGGTGGCATCGGCGCCAACCACGAGTTGGTGCGCAAGAACTGGCCGAAGCGGATGGGCCGCGTGCCCGAGCAATTGCTCAGCGGCGTGCCCGCGCACGTCGACGGCCGGATGATCGCCATCACGCAAAAGGCCGGCGCACGGGTGATCAACCCGGACCGGATGTGGCACTACACCGAGGGCATCACCAACTACGACCCGATCTGGCCGCTGCACGGGATTCGCATCATCCCAGGTCCGTCGTCACTGTGGCTGGACGCGAACGGCAAGCGGTTGCCGGTTCCCCTCTATCCCGGTTTCGACACCCTCGGCACCCTGGAGTACATCACCAAATCCGGGTTCGACTACACGTGGTTTGTGTTGAACGCCAAGATCATTGAGAAGGAGTTCGCGCTTTCCGGGCAGGAGCAGAATCCCGATCTGACCGGACAGAGCGTGCGCGAGCTGCTGCGGAACCGTGCCCGCTCCGGGCCGCCGGGGCCGGTGCAGGCGTTCGTCGATCGCGGCGTGGACTTCGTCAGCGCGGATTCGTTGCGCGACCTGGTGACCGCGATGAACAAGCTGCCCGATGTGCAGCCGCTGGACTACGCCACGGTGGAGGCCGAGGTCACCGCCCGCGACCGCGAGGTGGCCAACCGGTTCAGCAAGGACGGCCAGATCACCGCGATCCGCGCCGCCCGCGGCTATCTGGGCGATCGGCTGGGCCGGGTCGTGGTGCCGCACCGGTTGACCGATCCGAAAGCCGGCCCCATGATCGCGGTCAAGTTGCACATCTTGACGCGAAAGACGCTGGGCGGCATCGAAACCGACCTTGCCGCACGGGTGTTGACGTCCGACGGCACGCCGCTGACCGGGCTCTATGCTGCCGGCGAGGCGGCCGGGTTCGGCGGGGGCGGCGTGCATGGCTATCGCGCGCTGGAGGGCACGTTCCTGGGCGGCTGCATCTTCTCGGGCCGCGCCGCCGGCCGCGGCGCCGCCGACGACATCACCTAGTTGGCCGAGCAGACGCAAAAGCCCCCGACACGCCGAGCGTGCGGGGGCTTTGCGTCTGCTCGCGCTAGAAGGTGACGGCGTCCTCTTCGGGGAGCACCTGGAAGTCGGTGCTGGTCATCTCGGTGAGCCGCCCGTAGTAGATGCCGCGCGCATCCGGGGCGATGATGCCCTGGTGTATGGGGACAGCGCGCGCGGGCGCCACCGCGCGCAGGTAGTCGACCGCTTCGGAGACCTTCATCCACGGGGCGGCCGCCGGGGTGGCCAAGACGTCCACCGGCTCGTCGGGCACGAACAGCGCGTCGCCGGGATGCATCAACCGGGCGCGATGCTCGGCGTCGCCGACCAGAAACGAAATGTTCTCGATCACAGGGATTTCCGGGTGGATGACGGCATGCTTTCCGCCCACGGCGCGCACGGTCAGCTCACCGATCTGCAGCTCGTCGCCGACATGTACCTCGCGGCAGGGCTCGCCCAGTTGCGCCGTGGTCTGCGGGTCGGCATACAGCGCGGCATCCGGGTTACTCTCGAGCAGTGCCGGCAGCCGTTTGCCATCGACGTGGTCAGGGTGTTGATGAGTGATCAAGATGGCGGTTAAGCCCGTGATTCCCTCGAAACCATGGGCGAAGGTACCGGGATCAAACAGCACGCGTGTCTGGTCGAACTCGGCGAGTAGGCACGAATGACCGAAATGCGTCAGTTGCATATCTACGATTGTGCCTTGATGGACAAGCTGCCGCTGCGCGTGATCCTGGCCACGATGCTGGTCGCCGGCAGCTTCGCGGTTGCCCTGTTCGTCGTCGTCCCTGCGCACGGCGAGCCCGAGACTTGCCCCGGCATGTGCGACCGGATCCCGAACACCGCGTGGATCGATCAGCACGCGGTGCCCCTGGACGCGGTGTACCACTGGCCCGCGCTCGCCGGTCAGGCCGTCCAGACGACCGGCTCGGCGCCCGGCCCCCGTTTCCGGTTCGAGGAGCTGTGCGCCACGCCGGCGACCCCCCGCGACCCGCGCGACTCGGCGGTTTCGGCCCGCTCGACGGTCCAGCATCCGGAGGGCCAGTGGCAGTTGCAGGCCCAGGTCCTGCACTGGCGCGGCGACACGGCCCGCGGTGGCGAGATCGCGACGGGGGCGTTCAACAACGCCGTCGCCGCGCTGCGGAGTTGCCAGCAGCGCGCGCCGCTGCAATCGCCGTCGCTGACCAGCGACGAAACCAACCGCATGGCCGCCGTGATCAGCGGCCCGGTGGTGATGCACACGTACCTTTTCGCGCACCCGGCCAGCAGCACGATCAGCGAGGTCACCCTCTGGTCCTCGGCGCCGCCGCAGTCGCCGTGGCCGGTGATGGCCGACGACCCGGTGCTGGGCGCCATGAGCGCGCCGCTGTGTGAGGCCTACATCGCCTCGTGCCCGTGACAGCGAGCTGCGGTTTCGCCGGTAGAGTTGGCGGCGAAAACCCCAACTGAGGAGGAGCGCCGGTGGCCCGGGTGATCGTGAGCGTGATGCCCAAAGCGGAGATTCTGGACCCGCAGGGTCAGGCGATTGTCGGCGCGCTGGGCCGCCTCGGCCACCCGGGGATATCGGATGTGCGGCAGGGCAAGAGGTTTGAGC
The sequence above is drawn from the Mycobacterium marseillense genome and encodes:
- a CDS encoding phosphoribosylaminoimidazolesuccinocarboxamide synthase; translation: MPALSDYQHLASGKVRELYRVDDEHLLLVATDRISAYDFVLDSTIPDKGRILTAMSVFFFGLISELAQVPNHLAGSPDDPRIPDEVLGRALVVRQLEMLPVECVARGYLTGSGLLDYQATGKVCGITLPPGLVEASRFAEPLFTPATKAALGDHDENVSFARVIEMVGGVRANQLRDRTLQIYVQAADHALRKGIIIADTKFEFGTDRDGNLLLADEVFTPDSSRYWPAAEYQVGVVQNSFDKQFVRNWLTGPESGWDRHGTQPPPPLPHDIIEATRGRYIDAYERISGLSFGDWIGPAA
- a CDS encoding S9 family peptidase, whose amino-acid sequence is MSEPNLAGPVPPVAKRVDSRREHHGDVFVDPYEWLREKTHPDVIAYLEAENSYVDEMTAHLEPLRQQIFDEIKARTKETDLSVPTRQGRWWYYARTFEGKQYRVQCRCPVGDPDDWDPPTLDENTDIPGEQVLLDSNVEAEGHEFFSLGAATVSLDGNLLAYSVDTLGDERYTLRFKDLRTGDLYPDEIADIGAGATWAADNRTVYYLTLDAAHRPDKVWRYRVGSGEESELVYHEADEKFWLGVGLTRSEAYVFIASGSSITSEFRYADAADPRGEFTVVLPRREGVEYSVEHAVVGGQDRFLILHNDGAVNFTLTEAPVDDPTQQRTLIPHRDDVRLDGVDAFAAHLVVSYRREALPRLQLWRINSDGTYAEPEEVSFDSELMSAGPAGNPNWDAPRLRIRAGSLVIPARVYDIDFVTGERTLLREQPVLGDYRPQDYVERRDWAVAEDGARIPVSVVHRAGIELPAPALVYGYGAYEICTDPSFSIARLSLLDRGMVFAIAHVRGGGEMGRLWYEHGKLLNKKNTFTDFVAVARHLVDSGMTRPHQLVALGGSAGGLLMGAVANLAPELFAGILAQVPFVDPLTTILDPSLPLTVTEWDEWGNPLADKEVYSYMKSYSPYENVEAKRYPAILAMTSINDTRVYYVEPAKWVAALRHVNANGSPVLLKTQMNAGHGGVSGRYKGWEEAAFQYAWLLATADGERHGGGAR
- a CDS encoding DHA2 family efflux MFS transporter permease subunit — encoded protein: MLSGAMENTRSASSTVPLPTAPGPTRHPDDYPDKLDAALFRIAGVCGLACIMAVLDSTVVAVAQRTFIEQFGSTQAIVSWTIAGYMLAFATVIPITGWAADRFGTKRLFMGSVLIFTLGSLLCAVAPNILLLILFRVVQGVGGGMLLPLSFVILTREAGPKRVGRLMAVGGIPILLGPIGGPILGGWLIGAYGWKWIFLINVPIGLTAFALAAVMFAKDRPAPSEALDITGALLLSPGVAIFLCGVCSIPGRHTITDPYVLGPALLGLALIAAFIVHAWHRTDHPLIDLRLFRNPVVTQVNVTMLVFGAASVGVGLLVPSYFQIFSHETPMQSGLHMLPIGIGAVLTMPIGGAFMDKHGPGNIVLIGLPLMAAGLGVFTYGVATQAEYSPVLVSGLAIMGLGAGLTTTPLSAALMQSLTPRQVARGTTLITVNQQVGGSIGASLLAVILTNQFNRNEALMAANEMAGVRPGAGKRGVDPSALPGQTMTPDLASHVSHHLAHAYTTVFVLAVVLVAFTIIPASFLPRKLTTPPVED
- a CDS encoding DHA2 family efflux MFS transporter permease subunit, with protein sequence MLSNAMDEASYAAAKGPLPQATAGQSDADEREYPDKLNAALLRISGVCILATVMAILDVTVVSVAQRTFIDQFASSQAVVAWTMTGYTLALATVIPITGWAADRFGTKRLFMGSVLAFMLGSLLCAIAANILQLIIFRVVQGVGGGMLLPLGFMILTREAGPGRLGRLMSILSIPMLLAPIGGPILGGWLIDTSSWRWIFLINLPIGVLTVVLAAIVFPRDRPARSETFDAVGVLLLSPGLAMFLFAVSSIPGRGTVADRHVVIPATIGLALIAGFVAHAWRHVDHPLIDLRLFRNPVLTHANVTMLVFATAFFGAGLLLPSYFQQVLHQTPMQAGVHLIPQGLGAMLTMRLTGPLVDRQGPGKIVLVGIALITAGLGAFAFGVARQAHYLPVLLVALAVTGLGMGCTMMPLSVAAVQALAPHQIARGTTLMSVSHQVGGSMGTALMSMILTNQFNRSQNVVAANKVAALHQRAAVDGVPVDQSAIPQQALVPGFWANVVHDLSHAYTAVFVIAVVLVVFTVIPASFLPKKPASETAGE
- a CDS encoding DUF2334 domain-containing protein, giving the protein MSGKLIVSVSGIGERTLPDVEAFCAQMDARKVPVSLLVAPRLSGDYRLDSDPKTVDWLTARRAGGDAIVLHGYDDALTRKRRGEFAILRAHEANLRLMAADRVLEHLGLRTRLFAAPSCVVSPGVVKALPSNGFRMLADLHGITDLVRHTTVRARVLGIGEGVLAEPWWCRTVVLSAERIARRDGIVRVAVAARHLRKPGPLQAMLDAVDLALMHDCTPTVYRWRHDKAVLDAA
- a CDS encoding FAD-binding dehydrogenase, with protein sequence MSDSSGAGFGADVIVVGAGLSGLVAACELVDRGLRVLILDQENSANLGGQAFWSFGGLFFVDSPEQRRLGIRDSHELALQDWLGTAAFDRPEDYWPRQWAHAYVDFAAGEKRSWLRSRGLKLFPLVGWAERGGYDAQGHGNSVPRFHITWGTGPALVEIFARQLRHRSTVRFAHRHQVDELIVEGDAVTGVRGTVLESSPAPRGVASSRNAVGEFEFRASAVIVTSGGIGANHELVRKNWPKRMGRVPEQLLSGVPAHVDGRMIAITQKAGARVINPDRMWHYTEGITNYDPIWPLHGIRIIPGPSSLWLDANGKRLPVPLYPGFDTLGTLEYITKSGFDYTWFVLNAKIIEKEFALSGQEQNPDLTGQSVRELLRNRARSGPPGPVQAFVDRGVDFVSADSLRDLVTAMNKLPDVQPLDYATVEAEVTARDREVANRFSKDGQITAIRAARGYLGDRLGRVVVPHRLTDPKAGPMIAVKLHILTRKTLGGIETDLAARVLTSDGTPLTGLYAAGEAAGFGGGGVHGYRALEGTFLGGCIFSGRAAGRGAADDIT
- a CDS encoding MBL fold metallo-hydrolase, producing the protein MQLTHFGHSCLLAEFDQTRVLFDPGTFAHGFEGITGLTAILITHQHPDHVDGKRLPALLESNPDAALYADPQTTAQLGEPCREVHVGDELQIGELTVRAVGGKHAVIHPEIPVIENISFLVGDAEHRARLMHPGDALFVPDEPVDVLATPAAAPWMKVSEAVDYLRAVAPARAVPIHQGIIAPDARGIYYGRLTEMTSTDFQVLPEEDAVTF
- a CDS encoding ATPase is translated as MTEMRQLHIYDCALMDKLPLRVILATMLVAGSFAVALFVVVPAHGEPETCPGMCDRIPNTAWIDQHAVPLDAVYHWPALAGQAVQTTGSAPGPRFRFEELCATPATPRDPRDSAVSARSTVQHPEGQWQLQAQVLHWRGDTARGGEIATGAFNNAVAALRSCQQRAPLQSPSLTSDETNRMAAVISGPVVMHTYLFAHPASSTISEVTLWSSAPPQSPWPVMADDPVLGAMSAPLCEAYIASCP
- the purS gene encoding phosphoribosylformylglycinamidine synthase subunit PurS, with product MARVIVSVMPKAEILDPQGQAIVGALGRLGHPGISDVRQGKRFELEVDDSVDDSALAEIAESLLANTVIEDWTISRETP